A stretch of the Saccharolobus caldissimus genome encodes the following:
- the sepP gene encoding undecaprenyl-diphosphatase SepP — translation MKWRYIIIIYAIYIVISAILKVIGEENFPGNIYLFYLINHNQLSILNPVMIFFSKYGREYIWIPVTAILFILGGKYRRSSLILVGGFIIAIILGEISKYVMAQPRPFLILNNVHLLVSEPTDYSYPSGHALIVSVGAMIVLFTLPYYISLPLFLEALIVSYSRVYVGVHWPWDIIGGWVLGIAIALTALNLEELIINIYNKLISNIVKVNGQNKMNKRKTN, via the coding sequence ATGAAGTGGAGATACATAATAATAATTTACGCTATATATATTGTCATCTCAGCTATACTGAAAGTAATAGGAGAAGAAAATTTCCCAGGAAACATTTATTTATTCTATTTAATAAATCATAATCAATTATCAATACTTAATCCAGTTATGATATTCTTTTCTAAATATGGTAGGGAATATATTTGGATTCCAGTTACAGCAATATTGTTTATATTAGGCGGGAAGTATAGGAGATCATCCCTAATACTAGTAGGAGGTTTCATAATAGCCATAATTTTAGGAGAGATCTCAAAATATGTTATGGCTCAGCCAAGACCATTTCTAATACTAAACAATGTACATTTACTAGTTTCAGAGCCAACTGATTATTCTTACCCCTCTGGACATGCGTTAATCGTAAGTGTTGGTGCAATGATCGTACTTTTTACATTACCCTATTACATTTCATTACCTTTATTTTTGGAAGCCCTAATAGTTAGTTATTCTAGAGTTTACGTGGGTGTACATTGGCCATGGGATATAATTGGTGGCTGGGTTTTAGGTATTGCAATAGCCCTAACTGCGTTAAACTTAGAGGAGCTTATAATAAACATATATAATAAATTAATTAGTAATATCGTAAAGGTTAATGGACAGAATAAGATGAATAAAAGGAAAACAAATTAA
- the soxC gene encoding proton pump complex cytochrome B SoxC, which produces MGEEKKGLIDNIIDRIGVTEAPLFRTPDYMYNISYWLGAMVAAAFIYTVITGLFLLMYYQPAYAYQSTQNIIYNVPYGSVLLFSHLYGAYIMIILAYIHMFRNFYKGAYKKPRELQWVTGVILLALTLGASFFGYSLVSDVLGVNAIDIGSELLVGTGIPGATTLVGWLFGPGGSAALSSNPLVRSELFDRLLGWHILLVFLLGVLFVFHFMLSERYGMTPSAKEKPKVPAYYTKEEQTRFNEWWPRNFVYMLSIVLLTWGIILFVPNLLANINGLPIVINPYPAPQAGSPQAISVQPYPPWFFLFLYKFVDFLLPNGMPITPILVLAVLVLGLVILMLLPFLDPSDYLSVTRRKFWTWIMTTLIIYLVELSVWGYLQPGVPEPFNAQVEYLGPPLIIVGLLVYLWKPKENQVNSISKTEAKVIKMNITPMEILLASVASLSLAGTFINFLEFPTVINGIILLPVTLFAAYMLRRVAGFIIGRKPIAAVGSQVGVSWKKKAAFYGIIIIFIISLFLLGLMWTLPSVGPQATYAGMDLGVILMLWGIAVQLYHYEVYVRE; this is translated from the coding sequence ATGGGTGAGGAAAAGAAGGGTTTAATAGATAATATAATCGATAGAATTGGAGTTACGGAAGCCCCGCTTTTTAGAACGCCAGATTATATGTATAATATATCATATTGGCTAGGTGCTATGGTCGCTGCTGCATTCATATATACCGTAATAACTGGGTTATTCCTCTTAATGTACTATCAGCCAGCTTATGCTTATCAATCCACACAAAATATAATATATAATGTTCCCTATGGCTCAGTTTTACTATTTAGTCACTTGTATGGAGCATATATTATGATAATCTTAGCTTACATTCACATGTTCAGAAACTTCTATAAAGGGGCTTATAAGAAGCCTAGAGAGCTTCAGTGGGTTACCGGGGTTATTTTACTCGCTCTAACACTCGGTGCCTCTTTCTTCGGGTATAGTTTAGTAAGCGATGTTCTAGGAGTAAATGCTATAGACATAGGTAGTGAACTTCTAGTAGGTACTGGTATTCCTGGTGCTACTACATTAGTGGGCTGGCTATTTGGACCAGGAGGAAGTGCAGCGTTATCGTCAAATCCATTAGTTAGGTCAGAGCTATTTGATAGATTATTAGGCTGGCACATATTGTTAGTATTCTTACTAGGCGTACTATTTGTATTCCACTTCATGCTATCAGAAAGATATGGTATGACTCCATCCGCTAAAGAAAAGCCTAAAGTCCCAGCATACTACACAAAAGAGGAACAGACAAGGTTTAATGAGTGGTGGCCAAGAAACTTTGTTTATATGCTATCTATAGTATTACTAACTTGGGGTATAATATTATTTGTTCCAAACTTGCTAGCAAATATTAATGGATTACCTATAGTAATAAATCCTTATCCAGCACCACAAGCTGGTTCACCACAAGCTATAAGCGTCCAACCTTATCCTCCATGGTTCTTCTTATTCCTATATAAGTTCGTAGACTTTCTATTACCTAATGGTATGCCAATAACTCCAATACTAGTACTTGCCGTTCTCGTTTTAGGATTAGTGATATTAATGTTATTACCATTCTTAGACCCATCAGATTATCTATCTGTAACAAGGAGAAAGTTCTGGACTTGGATAATGACTACTTTAATTATTTATTTAGTGGAGTTATCAGTATGGGGATATTTACAACCTGGTGTACCAGAACCATTTAACGCTCAAGTAGAGTATCTAGGACCACCATTAATTATAGTTGGACTATTAGTTTATTTATGGAAACCTAAAGAAAATCAAGTTAACTCTATATCTAAAACTGAAGCTAAAGTAATAAAAATGAACATAACACCAATGGAGATATTATTAGCTAGTGTTGCTTCCTTATCATTAGCTGGGACTTTTATTAATTTCTTAGAATTTCCTACAGTAATAAACGGTATAATACTATTACCAGTTACTTTGTTTGCAGCTTATATGTTAAGAAGAGTAGCAGGATTTATAATTGGAAGAAAGCCAATAGCTGCAGTAGGTTCTCAAGTAGGAGTTAGTTGGAAGAAAAAAGCCGCATTTTACGGAATTATAATAATATTCATAATATCCCTATTCTTACTTGGTTTAATGTGGACTTTACCTAGTGTTGGACCTCAAGCTACATATGCTGGGATGGATCTGGGAGTTATATTAATGCTATGGGGAATAGCAGTACAGTTGTATCATTATGAAGTTTATGTGAGAGAATAA